One region of Camelina sativa cultivar DH55 chromosome 6, Cs, whole genome shotgun sequence genomic DNA includes:
- the LOC104790279 gene encoding cytochrome P450 71B26-like produces MANILILSLLLLIIFLLLTALKHAQRRQYRSIPSPPGLPIIGNLHQLEDLPHQSLWKLSKEYGPVMLLNLGKVPTVILSSSGTAKQALRDHDVHCCSRPSLAGGRELSYNNRDISFSPYNDYWKEIRKLCTQEIFSAKRINSIQPIKDEEVKKMIHSIAESASRKTLVNLNEKCLALSVSIVCRTAFGVSFEGTVLSNDRFNKLIREAFEMLGSFSASDFIPYIGWIIDRLTGMQGRREKIGRDLDAFYEQIIDLHKEEKEVGSKDFVDLLLNLEKEEAVVGNDKFTRNNTKAILMDILLAGIETSSGTMTWAMAELARNPRVMSKVQSEIRNKFGKRELISLEDIDQLQYLRMVIKETYRLHPLAPLLLPREVMTEFEINGYKIQPKTHIHVNIWAIGRDPNTWKDPEEFLPERFLDSKIDTKGQSFELLAFGSGRRICPGMYMGETMVEFGLANLLYHFDWQLQEGMDVKDIDMEECLGFSAGKKNGLLLLPVKYLDQ; encoded by the exons ATGGCTAACATTTTGATTCTGTCACTTCTCCTTCtaattatctttcttcttctcaccgCCTTAAAACATGCACAGCGGCGGCAATATCGATCAATACCGTCTCCTCCTGGTTTACCTATCATTGGAAACTTACATCAGCTAGAAGACTTACCACATCAGTCTCTATGGAAGCTCTCAAAAGAGTATGGTCCTGTGATGCTTTTGAATCTAGGAAAAGTCCCAACAGTTATACTTTCGTCATCCGGAACAGCAAAACAAGCTCTAAGAGACCATGACGTCCATTGTTGTAGCCGTCCTTCCTTAGCAG GGGGAAGAGAGCTCTCTTACAACAATCGGGACATATCTTTCTCTCCTTACAATGACTACtggaaagaaataagaaagctTTGTACTCAAGAAATCTTCAGTGCTAAAAGAATTAACTCAATTCAACCCATCAAGGACGAGGAGGTCAAGAAAATGATCCATTCAATCGCGGAATCAGCTTCTCGGAAGACACTGGTCAACCTGAACGAGAAGTGTCTTGCTTTAAGTGTAAGTATAGTATGTAGGACAGCATTTGGTGTGAGTTTTGAGGGAACTGTGCTTAGCAATGACAGGTTCAACAAGCTAATCCGTGAAGCATTCGAGATGTTGGGAAGTTTCTCTGCCTCAGATTTTATCCCATACATCGGCTGGATCATCGACCGGCTCACTGGTATGCAAGGGCGGAGAGAAAAAATCGGGCGAGATCTCGATGCGTTCTATGAACAAATTATTGATCTGCATAAAGAGGAAAAGGAAGTAGGCAGTAAAGATTTTGTGGACTTGCTATTGaatttggagaaagaagaagctgttgTTGGAAATGACAAGTTCACAAGAAACAATACTAAAGCAATCTTGATG GACATTCTTTTAGCGGGGATTGAAACTTCATCAGGAACCATGACATGGGCGATGGCAGAACTAGCGAGGAACCCGCGAGTGATGAGCAAAGTTCAATCTGAAATCCGAAACAAATTTGGGAAGAGAGAACTAATCAGCTTGGAAGACATCGACCAACTCCAATACTTGAGAATGGTAATTAAAGAAACATACAGGCTACATCCTTTAGCACCTCTTCTGCTCCCGAGAGAAGTAATGACTGAATTTGAGATCAATGGCTACAAGATTCAACCAAAGACACATATACATGTGAATATATGGGCTATTGGGCGTGATCCCAATACCTGGAAAGACCCAGAGGAGTTTCTTCCCGAGAGGTTTCTTGATAGCAAGATTGATACAAAAGGACAGAGCTTTGAGTTATTAGCCTTTGGAAGTGGCAGGAGAATCTGTCCTGGAATGTACATGGGAGAAACAATGGTGGAGTTTGGTCTGGCGAATTTGCTGTACCATTTTGACTGGCAATTACAAGAAGGCATGGACGTCAAAGATATTGACATGGAAGAATGTCTTGGATTCTCTGCGGGAAAGAAAAATGGTCTTCTACTTCTTCCTGTAAAATATTTggatcaatga